The Lactobacillus sp. ESL0680 genome has a segment encoding these proteins:
- a CDS encoding NAD(P)-dependent alcohol dehydrogenase: protein MKAVACYKNILSVIETEKPVPKDNEVLVKVVATTLNILDYNRFEKSLPIKAALQNNKGKILGVELSGVVVSCGKNMANFKIGDEVYGKTSGIIPTGAWAEYAILDKDNVYFKPKELTFEQAAAIPSSFSTALGAIRRTEILPGQNVLVYGASGGVGQYIVQIAQAQGGIVTGVCSTRNVKMAHKIGAKYVIDYKTEDFTQVKRKFDVVFGINGCNPTKKYKKVMKSKSTYVGVGNTQQGILAMISSLFNVFTSKKVSFYTEPLMPVKDYLPYANELVKQGELTPFIDKVYAIENIAEAIKYVITRHVQGKVVIDVDFD, encoded by the coding sequence ATGAAAGCTGTAGCTTGTTATAAAAATATTTTATCGGTTATTGAAACAGAAAAGCCTGTCCCTAAAGACAATGAGGTGCTTGTCAAAGTAGTAGCAACTACGCTAAATATTTTGGATTATAATCGTTTTGAAAAAAGTTTACCAATCAAGGCTGCACTGCAAAATAATAAGGGAAAAATCTTGGGCGTTGAGCTGTCAGGAGTAGTTGTTTCTTGTGGCAAAAATATGGCTAATTTCAAAATAGGTGATGAAGTTTATGGCAAAACTTCTGGGATAATTCCTACAGGAGCCTGGGCTGAATATGCGATTTTAGATAAAGATAATGTTTATTTTAAGCCTAAAGAATTAACTTTTGAGCAGGCTGCAGCAATTCCATCGTCGTTTTCAACTGCCCTAGGTGCTATTAGAAGAACAGAAATTTTACCTGGGCAAAATGTTTTAGTCTATGGTGCATCTGGTGGTGTAGGACAATATATTGTCCAGATAGCTCAAGCTCAAGGCGGCATAGTTACTGGTGTTTGTAGTACAAGGAATGTAAAAATGGCACATAAAATTGGTGCTAAATATGTAATAGATTATAAAACTGAGGACTTTACTCAAGTTAAGCGAAAATTTGATGTTGTTTTTGGAATAAATGGCTGTAATCCTACAAAAAAGTATAAAAAAGTCATGAAATCTAAAAGTACATATGTCGGTGTAGGAAATACGCAGCAAGGAATATTGGCGATGATAAGTTCCTTATTTAATGTCTTTACCTCTAAAAAGGTTTCGTTTTATACCGAACCATTAATGCCAGTGAAAGATTATTTACCGTATGCTAATGAGCTGGTAAAACAAGGAGAATTAACACCGTTTATTGATAAAGTCTATGCGATTGAAAATATCGCCGAGGCAATCAAATATGTTATTACTAGGCATGTTCAGGGGAAAGTTGTGATAGATGTAGATTTTGATTAG
- the dnaB gene encoding replicative DNA helicase has translation MDNIVSQQIPHDDEAEQAVLGAIFIDPEAIADASAVLQPADFYKRANQLVFQAMLDLSDREDAIDPLTLQDELTKKQQLDDIGGIAYVSELALATPTAAHVTYYAKIVHRKALLRRLISASQKIITNAIQDSDDVTDILDNAESEIMNVSSENSVSGFRGIKEIVNSTIEEINNIPEDGNMVTGLPTGFAELDKMTTGFHDDELIIVAARPGVGKTSFALNVAQHVGLHTDKSVAMFSLEMSGEQLVQRMLASEGLINSQHLRTGQLDEEEWRKLIVASGSLATANVYIDDTPGIKMSEIRAQARRLAKEKGNLGLIVIDYLQLIEGPRSESRQQEVSAISRQLKKLAKELHVPVIALSQLSRSVEQRQDKRPVLSDIRESGSIEQDADIVSFLYRDDYYRDEQDDDDNQGQVEAEDDNGEVEVIIEKNRSGSRGTIKLMFSKPYNRFSNLDYSHDQPNE, from the coding sequence ATGGATAATATTGTTTCGCAACAAATACCGCATGATGATGAGGCGGAACAAGCAGTCTTAGGGGCAATTTTTATTGATCCAGAGGCAATTGCGGATGCAAGTGCCGTATTGCAGCCCGCCGATTTTTATAAGCGGGCCAATCAGCTGGTTTTTCAGGCAATGCTCGACTTGTCGGATCGCGAGGATGCGATTGATCCGTTAACGCTGCAGGATGAATTAACCAAAAAGCAGCAACTGGACGACATTGGCGGCATCGCCTATGTTTCGGAACTGGCTTTGGCAACACCGACAGCAGCCCACGTTACTTATTATGCGAAGATTGTTCACCGTAAGGCGTTATTGCGGCGGCTGATTTCTGCTAGTCAAAAAATCATCACTAACGCAATCCAAGATTCTGATGATGTGACTGATATTCTGGATAATGCCGAGAGCGAGATTATGAACGTCTCCTCGGAAAACAGTGTAAGCGGCTTTCGCGGGATTAAAGAGATTGTTAACTCAACAATTGAGGAGATTAACAATATTCCCGAAGACGGTAACATGGTCACGGGGCTGCCAACTGGATTTGCGGAGCTCGACAAGATGACGACGGGATTTCACGATGACGAATTAATCATTGTCGCAGCTCGTCCCGGTGTCGGGAAAACGTCGTTTGCCCTAAACGTTGCCCAGCATGTTGGCTTGCATACAGACAAGTCTGTTGCGATGTTCTCTCTAGAAATGAGCGGCGAGCAGCTGGTTCAAAGAATGTTGGCGTCTGAAGGGTTGATTAATTCCCAGCACTTGCGGACAGGGCAGCTGGACGAAGAAGAGTGGCGCAAATTAATTGTGGCCTCGGGGTCGCTTGCCACCGCTAATGTCTATATTGATGATACGCCGGGAATTAAGATGAGCGAAATTCGGGCGCAAGCGCGGCGTTTAGCCAAGGAAAAGGGTAATTTAGGGTTAATTGTGATTGATTATCTGCAGTTAATTGAAGGCCCCCGCAGTGAATCGCGCCAGCAAGAAGTTTCGGCAATTTCGCGTCAATTGAAGAAGCTGGCTAAGGAACTGCATGTGCCCGTAATTGCCTTGTCGCAATTGTCACGGTCGGTTGAACAGCGCCAGGATAAACGGCCAGTGCTTTCTGATATTCGGGAATCTGGGTCAATTGAGCAGGACGCGGATATTGTTTCGTTCCTGTATCGGGATGATTATTACCGGGATGAACAAGATGACGATGATAATCAAGGTCAAGTTGAGGCCGAAGATGACAACGGTGAAGTTGAAGTTATTATTGAAAAGAACCGTTCAGGTAGCCGGGGAACGATTAAGTTAATGTTCTCTAAGCCTTATAACCGATTTTCTAATCTCGACTATAGTCACGATCAGCCAAATGAATAA
- a CDS encoding TMEM175 family protein: MLSHSMKKRFDTFVDAILAIVITIMALELPQINSKNYALNNVLVAVLVYFVSFCFVGSIWYQLARTSDEVKQISKKIMLLELMMVFIISLIPNLTMAMVANATKYTVMLYGMTLLIVESLMRIVSFSTLKKCYSNTADFIRSYLDILGSFTHGTFLLNIVLLILGWFYPKIAMGFYLLIPVRSFLTIDNERVENQLITRMSYSERKIFDKLSIKQKRKLVKLMRSYRIKPAAITVKNLKTKKWQAFVKSVSNELNLDSNEIENWFLQK, encoded by the coding sequence ATGCTGTCACATAGTATGAAGAAGCGCTTTGATACATTTGTTGATGCTATTTTGGCTATTGTTATTACAATTATGGCGCTTGAATTACCACAGATAAATAGTAAGAATTATGCATTAAACAATGTATTGGTTGCTGTTTTAGTTTATTTTGTTAGTTTTTGTTTTGTTGGCAGTATTTGGTATCAGTTAGCACGTACATCTGATGAAGTTAAGCAAATTAGCAAAAAAATTATGCTGTTAGAGCTGATGATGGTCTTTATCATTTCGTTGATTCCTAATTTAACGATGGCGATGGTTGCTAATGCAACCAAATATACGGTTATGCTTTACGGAATGACTCTGTTAATTGTAGAAAGTTTAATGCGAATAGTTAGTTTTTCGACATTAAAAAAATGTTATTCTAATACCGCAGATTTTATTCGCTCATATTTAGATATTCTGGGTTCATTTACACATGGTACTTTTTTATTAAATATAGTTTTACTGATTTTAGGCTGGTTTTATCCCAAAATTGCGATGGGATTTTATTTGTTGATCCCAGTACGTTCATTTTTGACAATTGATAATGAACGAGTAGAGAATCAGTTAATAACACGAATGAGTTATAGTGAGCGCAAAATATTTGATAAATTATCAATAAAGCAGAAGCGTAAATTAGTTAAGTTAATGCGTTCGTATCGAATTAAACCAGCAGCAATTACTGTTAAGAATCTTAAGACAAAAAAATGGCAGGCTTTTGTTAAGTCTGTCAGTAATGAATTGAATTTAGATTCTAATGAAATAGAAAATTGGTTTCTACAAAAATAA
- a CDS encoding DUF4811 domain-containing protein — MILVTLIVSVLALFIFFVYTNKPAIRYIGTALSVIVFGLSLIFMTLNSYSHFGMHQAAHTKVTQIYPASSKNGLNLMLYKEIGTDGKETVQVYKKTLNQKKPSHTQANEYTVKNNRLKFHDGDNGILKTTETRWQFNSKMTKFWFGWSELNGKLVKRTNTFYLPKSWLHLSTDQVKKLKQKMSKMKTPAAKAKTQEQAKKFVQQKLAQAMKTDHSLATNKTKQARLAKQYGQEFQRQLIQKLVH, encoded by the coding sequence ATGATTTTAGTTACATTAATTGTTAGTGTACTAGCATTATTCATTTTCTTTGTTTATACCAATAAGCCAGCTATTCGTTACATTGGAACTGCCCTTTCTGTAATTGTGTTTGGCTTATCTCTAATATTTATGACATTAAACAGCTACAGCCATTTTGGTATGCATCAAGCAGCACATACAAAAGTCACTCAAATTTACCCAGCCAGTTCAAAAAATGGTCTAAACTTAATGTTATACAAGGAAATTGGGACTGATGGGAAAGAAACTGTCCAAGTGTATAAAAAGACTTTAAATCAAAAAAAGCCTAGTCATACCCAAGCTAATGAGTATACGGTTAAAAATAATCGGCTTAAATTTCACGATGGCGACAATGGCATTTTAAAAACAACGGAAACGCGTTGGCAATTCAATTCAAAAATGACTAAGTTTTGGTTTGGCTGGTCTGAATTAAACGGTAAGCTCGTTAAACGAACCAACACCTTCTATTTACCGAAAAGCTGGTTGCACTTGTCTACTGATCAAGTTAAAAAATTGAAACAAAAAATGAGCAAAATGAAAACACCTGCTGCTAAGGCTAAAACCCAAGAGCAGGCTAAGAAATTTGTCCAACAAAAATTAGCACAAGCAATGAAAACAGATCATTCTTTAGCCACTAATAAGACCAAACAAGCTAGACTTGCTAAACAATATGGACAAGAATTTCAACGTCAATTAATTCAAAAATTAGTTCATTAA
- a CDS encoding TetR/AcrR family transcriptional regulator has product MTQKLSKTNQTKAKIINVFCELYSRKPLQKITVKEICHLAGYNRSTFYQYFSDIYELLEYIQDDVIKYISQKIILIPKETDNHHFENYLLEFFTEKETYLKALLGKYGSFDFLERLKSEIKFPNKDHTNTELDDYLVEFHINTSLSLFQFWLKRNKDISAKQLFTLINDLYLHGISQINL; this is encoded by the coding sequence ATGACGCAAAAATTATCAAAAACTAATCAAACTAAAGCAAAAATTATTAATGTCTTTTGCGAATTATATAGTCGCAAACCTCTTCAAAAAATTACAGTCAAAGAGATATGCCATTTAGCTGGATATAATCGAAGCACATTTTACCAATATTTTTCAGATATCTATGAGCTACTTGAATACATTCAAGATGATGTAATTAAATATATCTCACAAAAAATCATCTTGATACCAAAAGAAACAGACAATCATCATTTTGAAAACTACCTTTTAGAATTTTTCACAGAAAAAGAAACTTATCTAAAAGCTTTATTGGGTAAATATGGTAGTTTTGATTTTCTAGAACGGCTTAAAAGTGAAATTAAATTTCCAAATAAAGATCATACAAATACTGAATTAGATGACTATTTGGTCGAATTTCACATTAATACATCCCTGTCTCTGTTTCAATTCTGGCTGAAACGAAACAAGGACATCTCTGCTAAACAATTGTTCACTTTGATTAATGATCTATACTTACATGGTATTTCACAGATAAATCTTTAA
- a CDS encoding DUF2974 domain-containing protein, with the protein MAGSLDYLRWRGDLLFTDKPFNSVDASLLSSIVYLPADASAVGHTLGEVAEKLHHLPSFQHQMHSETGAEVLLLPESPRISNMKILDWTNRLEKEPHPLQFTAATFAIDSKTMVIAYRGTDGSMIGWNEDMRMNYLPEIYGQNVAADYLEQIAQKFPDRRIYLVGHSKGGNFAQYALSAVEPAIQDRVIKAVSFDGLGFFRKVYTSHGFVRAMPKMKTYLPQTSIFGAMLDHPEHTLIVKSEAAMRNQHDPRRWSVGRDSFTLADGLTSGSRVVRHALITFNHSIPKDKRGDSFSALFEAFENADINELHQLTNNKLVGTYRLGRILMSLEPEERKLIIKIFSNIWDSYKNNMTLPLMDNNYELYPKSNDSNKGPIFYEFYDSKHSDLKLPPDVAQKLR; encoded by the coding sequence ATGGCTGGATCACTCGATTATTTACGTTGGCGTGGTGATCTTTTATTCACCGACAAACCATTTAACAGTGTCGATGCATCACTGCTTTCATCAATTGTGTATCTCCCCGCTGACGCGTCAGCTGTGGGACATACCTTGGGAGAAGTCGCTGAAAAGCTGCATCATTTACCATCTTTTCAGCACCAAATGCACTCCGAAACTGGTGCCGAAGTGCTATTATTGCCGGAAAGTCCACGCATCAGCAATATGAAAATCCTTGATTGGACCAATCGTTTGGAAAAAGAACCCCACCCCTTACAATTTACCGCCGCGACATTTGCCATTGATTCTAAGACAATGGTGATTGCCTATCGCGGTACTGATGGGTCAATGATTGGCTGGAACGAAGACATGCGGATGAATTATCTGCCGGAAATTTATGGTCAGAACGTAGCAGCCGATTACCTTGAACAGATTGCGCAGAAGTTTCCCGACCGCCGCATTTACCTTGTTGGTCATTCCAAAGGCGGCAACTTTGCCCAATACGCTTTGAGTGCTGTCGAGCCGGCTATCCAAGACCGCGTTATTAAAGCCGTAAGTTTCGACGGACTGGGCTTTTTCCGTAAGGTCTACACCAGTCACGGTTTTGTTCGTGCAATGCCCAAGATGAAAACTTACCTTCCCCAAACTTCAATCTTTGGTGCCATGCTGGATCATCCCGAGCATACATTAATTGTTAAAAGTGAGGCCGCCATGCGCAACCAACATGATCCCAGGCGCTGGTCAGTTGGCCGCGACAGTTTCACCCTTGCCGATGGTTTGACTTCCGGCAGCCGTGTCGTCCGCCACGCTTTAATCACCTTTAATCATTCAATCCCTAAAGACAAGCGTGGTGATTCGTTTTCCGCATTGTTTGAAGCTTTTGAAAATGCCGATATTAATGAATTACACCAATTAACCAACAACAAGCTGGTGGGAACCTACCGTTTAGGACGAATTTTAATGTCGCTTGAACCCGAAGAACGCAAGCTGATTATCAAGATTTTTAGTAATATTTGGGATTCTTACAAAAACAACATGACTTTACCGCTAATGGACAATAATTATGAGCTTTACCCAAAAAGTAATGACTCAAACAAGGGCCCAATTTTTTACGAATTTTATGATTCAAAGCATTCCGACTTAAAATTACCGCCGGATGTCGCGCAAAAATTACGGTAA
- a CDS encoding MDR family MFS transporter — translation MMLIVLLVGTFCTVLNQTLLSNALPKLMSTFNISTSTAQWLTTSFLVVNGIMMPLSAYLATTINTKWLYTGAMGIFLGGTVLAYYAPNFAVILIGRIIQAIGVGITMPLLQTIMLSIFPPEKRGSALGMVGIVVGLAPALGPTLSGWILDNMSWRALFGLMIPIIIVVIILSVLFMTPVMKTSKQTLDWLSVALSTIGFASLLYGFSAAGDKGWTSTVVISTLIIGFVAIALFVWRQLVIPKPFLQLKVFKTPAFSLSTILASITMLANLGASVVLPLYLQIGHGMTPLQSGLVLLPGALGYAIMNPITGKAFDAHGAKRLSITGLTIITFATIPFLFLTADTPVIYIILLQAARMFGVAMVMMPVTTAGMNSLPDSLIADGTASNNTVRQIASSIGSAIMVTLLTNVTNNHAPAKSLLKAAPFAYKHAYINATLSGYQAAFLFSLVFSVIGLILAFLVKDNSQVSKGGATK, via the coding sequence ATGATGTTAATTGTTTTACTTGTCGGAACATTTTGTACGGTATTAAATCAGACTTTATTATCTAATGCCCTACCTAAACTGATGTCTACCTTTAACATATCAACTTCTACTGCTCAGTGGTTAACCACAAGCTTTTTAGTGGTTAATGGTATTATGATGCCGCTATCAGCTTATTTAGCAACAACTATTAACACTAAGTGGTTATATACAGGAGCAATGGGGATTTTTCTTGGGGGAACAGTTTTAGCTTACTATGCACCCAATTTTGCCGTTATTCTTATCGGAAGAATTATCCAAGCTATTGGTGTCGGGATTACAATGCCACTTTTACAAACCATTATGCTATCGATTTTTCCACCTGAAAAACGTGGTTCTGCACTTGGCATGGTTGGAATCGTTGTTGGTCTTGCACCTGCTCTAGGACCAACATTGTCAGGCTGGATTCTTGATAATATGTCTTGGCGCGCCTTATTTGGTTTAATGATCCCAATCATTATTGTAGTAATCATATTATCTGTTTTGTTTATGACACCTGTCATGAAAACTTCTAAACAGACCCTTGATTGGTTATCAGTTGCCTTATCAACAATCGGCTTCGCTTCACTGCTTTACGGTTTTTCTGCAGCTGGCGATAAGGGTTGGACTTCAACTGTTGTCATAAGTACCTTGATTATTGGTTTTGTAGCTATTGCATTATTTGTTTGGCGACAACTAGTTATTCCTAAGCCATTTTTACAATTAAAGGTTTTCAAGACGCCTGCCTTTTCTCTGTCAACAATCCTGGCATCAATTACAATGCTAGCTAATTTAGGTGCCTCTGTTGTTTTGCCACTATACCTTCAAATTGGTCATGGTATGACTCCACTGCAATCAGGTTTAGTATTGTTGCCTGGAGCATTGGGATACGCAATTATGAACCCTATAACTGGTAAAGCTTTTGATGCTCATGGAGCAAAACGTTTATCAATTACCGGATTAACTATTATTACGTTTGCTACGATTCCATTTTTATTCCTGACAGCTGATACACCTGTTATATATATTATTTTATTACAAGCAGCTAGAATGTTCGGTGTGGCAATGGTAATGATGCCTGTCACAACTGCAGGAATGAATTCATTACCAGATTCCTTAATTGCTGATGGAACTGCTTCTAACAACACCGTTCGTCAGATTGCCTCATCAATTGGTTCGGCAATTATGGTTACTTTATTGACAAACGTTACAAATAATCATGCACCTGCCAAAAGTTTATTAAAAGCAGCACCGTTTGCTTATAAGCACGCATACATTAATGCAACTTTATCTGGTTATCAAGCAGCGTTCTTATTCTCTCTTGTTTTCTCAGTAATTGGATTAATTTTAGCCTTTTTGGTAAAAGATAACTCGCAAGTAAGTAAAGGTGGTGCTACCAAATGA
- a CDS encoding CsbD family protein, which translates to MAKKDFKDKIVGKAKEVEGKAQQAAGDVKDKAAKVADDAKDKFDDVKDKIKK; encoded by the coding sequence ATGGCTAAGAAAGATTTTAAAGACAAGATTGTCGGCAAAGCAAAAGAAGTTGAAGGTAAAGCTCAACAAGCAGCTGGTGATGTTAAAGATAAGGCTGCTAAGGTTGCAGATGATGCCAAAGATAAGTTCGATGACGTCAAGGATAAAATCAAGAAATAA
- a CDS encoding TetR/AcrR family transcriptional regulator: MTDKKIRIKQIKISKDLLVTALLDLMFEQPFNTITISQLAQKSGVSRRTFYRHFQKLEDVLSYYLENLLQLLIKQLMKQKKFDLPNIVTQFFEFWEQYTDFLFILDKNNLFYLIFGNFFPKIPIEHGNYQNIEEESYAYYFIIGGLCNSLLKWIKDGAKLKPDDIEKIVRKMINQFT, translated from the coding sequence GTGACAGATAAAAAAATCAGGATTAAACAAATAAAAATATCTAAAGATTTATTAGTTACTGCTCTACTAGATTTAATGTTCGAGCAACCATTTAATACGATTACCATTTCACAGCTAGCTCAAAAATCCGGTGTTTCTCGTAGAACCTTTTATCGACATTTTCAAAAATTAGAGGATGTTTTAAGTTATTATCTTGAAAATTTATTGCAATTATTAATCAAACAATTAATGAAACAAAAAAAGTTTGATTTACCAAACATAGTTACTCAATTTTTTGAATTTTGGGAACAATATACAGACTTCTTATTTATTTTAGATAAAAATAATTTATTCTACCTAATCTTTGGTAATTTTTTCCCTAAAATACCGATAGAACACGGCAATTATCAGAACATTGAAGAGGAAAGCTATGCCTACTATTTTATTATTGGCGGTTTATGTAACTCGCTTTTAAAATGGATCAAAGACGGAGCAAAGTTAAAACCTGATGATATAGAAAAAATTGTTAGAAAAATGATTAATCAATTTACCTAA
- a CDS encoding GNAT family N-acetyltransferase: MKLQQAKQQDLDLVMDFLNDGKSQLAKLGVNQWQDNYPSAIDVTKDITTGSAFLIQSDTNQNVGVISIVSAPDHAYDSFTGKWLQDTEQYVSIHRIAIHSDHSGKGYATKILEQVIGFLSNAHPPFESIRADTNENNLPMQHVFEKLGFVKVGEMTSPHETNNDIYFVYEKSLKNK; the protein is encoded by the coding sequence ATGAAACTACAACAAGCTAAACAGCAAGATCTTGATTTAGTGATGGACTTTTTAAATGACGGAAAAAGCCAATTAGCTAAACTTGGCGTAAATCAATGGCAGGACAACTACCCATCTGCTATTGATGTGACAAAAGATATTACTACAGGTTCAGCCTTTTTAATACAATCAGATACTAATCAAAACGTTGGTGTGATCTCCATTGTTTCTGCACCCGATCATGCTTACGATTCTTTTACTGGTAAATGGCTACAAGATACTGAGCAATACGTTTCTATTCACCGAATAGCTATCCATTCAGATCATAGTGGTAAAGGATATGCTACTAAAATCTTAGAACAAGTAATCGGTTTTCTTAGTAATGCTCACCCACCATTTGAAAGCATTCGCGCAGACACTAATGAAAATAATCTACCAATGCAACACGTTTTTGAAAAGTTAGGATTCGTGAAAGTAGGAGAAATGACGAGCCCACACGAAACAAACAACGATATTTACTTTGTTTACGAAAAGTCATTAAAAAACAAATAA
- a CDS encoding MerR family transcriptional regulator produces MAQRLFLGDTIKSDNVYLGISDVARACKVNARQIRYWIKMGYIDTVNVENGAIKLPYSELIHARLIKHFLDEGYTLSAAAKKMKENIGLARAYRKILTEGVKKVSTDKNKTIFDFGSLKENPDKHVYGVETENGIEFTLDKELL; encoded by the coding sequence ATGGCGCAAAGATTATTTCTAGGAGATACAATTAAGTCAGATAATGTTTATTTAGGTATTAGTGATGTTGCGCGAGCTTGTAAAGTCAACGCACGTCAAATTCGTTATTGGATTAAGATGGGCTATATTGACACAGTTAATGTTGAAAACGGTGCAATAAAATTGCCGTACAGTGAATTGATTCATGCACGGTTAATTAAGCATTTTTTGGATGAAGGATATACGTTATCAGCTGCAGCCAAAAAGATGAAAGAGAATATTGGGTTAGCTCGTGCATATCGAAAGATTTTGACTGAAGGAGTTAAAAAAGTTTCTACTGATAAAAATAAGACTATTTTTGATTTTGGCTCTTTGAAAGAAAATCCGGATAAACATGTTTATGGTGTTGAGACTGAAAATGGTATTGAATTTACATTAGATAAAGAGCTTTTGTAA
- a CDS encoding MgtC/SapB family protein — protein sequence MANLTPINSQLPWLMRVIVASLCGALIGYERAIQRKSAGVRTHIVVAFSSALFMIISKYGFYDLLRLNDVAVDPSRVAAQIVSGISFIGAGTILIKKQQVSGLTTAAGIWATAAIGMAIGSGLYFLGITLTVFLFIIQMLFHDDSLIDKIIMHIRFNIQIEAVNKHNILKTIEAELKASHVENVSVKILSVNDERIIFFVDGIINNNIDENDIIMALRKYPDIKQISYSSMGK from the coding sequence ATGGCTAACCTAACACCGATTAATTCGCAATTGCCATGGCTGATGAGGGTCATTGTGGCATCATTATGCGGAGCTTTAATCGGTTACGAACGAGCAATTCAACGAAAGAGCGCTGGGGTCAGAACCCACATTGTCGTAGCTTTTTCGTCGGCATTATTTATGATTATTTCCAAATATGGATTTTACGATTTACTAAGACTTAATGATGTGGCAGTTGACCCATCACGGGTCGCAGCACAAATTGTTTCTGGGATTTCCTTTATTGGTGCCGGAACAATTTTAATTAAAAAACAACAGGTCTCTGGTCTGACAACCGCTGCCGGAATTTGGGCAACTGCCGCAATCGGAATGGCAATTGGTTCGGGATTATACTTCCTGGGTATCACCCTGACAGTATTTCTCTTCATCATCCAAATGCTGTTCCATGATGACAGTCTAATTGATAAAATCATCATGCATATTCGCTTCAACATTCAGATTGAGGCCGTCAATAAGCACAACATTTTGAAAACAATCGAAGCCGAATTAAAGGCCAGCCACGTTGAAAATGTTTCTGTTAAAATCTTGTCTGTCAATGATGAGCGAATTATCTTTTTCGTCGACGGCATTATTAATAATAACATTGATGAGAATGATATCATCATGGCCTTGCGCAAATATCCTGATATCAAACAGATCAGTTACTCAAGCATGGGTAAATAA
- a CDS encoding NAD(P)-dependent alcohol dehydrogenase — protein sequence MKAIVYTQNGNLDALKIKDIPKPVPKKNQVLIHVKASTLNILDYQRFKNNKKIPLSIRIMNRMQGSIGRPLGADISGIVVGWGENVSKFKIGDEVFAKTLGTFPAGGWAEYAVVDKDQVGIKPQKLSFEQAAAIPTSFETALGSVRKAKVKKDQQVMIYGSSGGVGLFAVQIAKAMGAIVTGVCSTRNVQIAKTLGCDSVIDYKKENFTQSKQKFDAIIGVNGSNPISSYKKLLTDNGIFVGVGMHQIFKTMLNAPFSKHVDFFADPMFPQKDYLMVAQKLANEGKLDPYIDEIYQAKDIKQAINYVITKHPHGKVAVDMNFD from the coding sequence GTGAAAGCAATTGTTTACACCCAAAATGGTAATCTTGATGCTTTAAAGATTAAAGATATACCTAAGCCTGTTCCTAAAAAGAATCAAGTATTGATACATGTAAAAGCTAGTACTTTAAATATTTTGGATTATCAAAGATTTAAAAATAATAAAAAAATCCCATTGTCTATTCGTATTATGAATAGAATGCAAGGGAGTATTGGTAGGCCGCTTGGAGCAGACATTTCAGGCATAGTTGTAGGTTGGGGTGAAAATGTAAGTAAGTTTAAAATTGGTGATGAAGTTTTTGCTAAAACTTTAGGAACTTTTCCAGCAGGTGGTTGGGCCGAATATGCTGTCGTTGACAAAGATCAAGTAGGTATTAAGCCACAAAAGCTTTCTTTTGAGCAAGCTGCAGCAATACCAACTTCTTTTGAAACAGCTTTAGGTAGTGTCAGAAAAGCAAAGGTCAAGAAAGATCAACAGGTAATGATTTATGGTTCCTCTGGTGGAGTGGGGTTATTTGCTGTACAAATTGCTAAAGCAATGGGCGCAATAGTAACAGGTGTCTGTAGTACAAGAAATGTACAAATTGCTAAAACTTTAGGTTGTGATTCAGTAATTGATTATAAAAAAGAAAACTTTACTCAAAGTAAACAAAAGTTTGATGCAATTATTGGAGTTAATGGTAGTAATCCAATTAGTTCATATAAAAAATTATTAACAGACAATGGTATTTTTGTTGGAGTGGGCATGCATCAAATTTTTAAGACAATGCTTAATGCACCGTTTTCTAAGCATGTTGACTTTTTTGCTGACCCAATGTTTCCTCAAAAAGATTATCTAATGGTTGCTCAAAAATTAGCTAATGAGGGAAAGCTAGATCCATATATTGATGAAATATATCAGGCAAAAGATATTAAACAAGCCATTAACTATGTGATAACCAAGCATCCACATGGTAAGGTGGCTGTTGATATGAATTTTGATTGA